A genomic window from Bicyclus anynana chromosome 11, ilBicAnyn1.1, whole genome shotgun sequence includes:
- the LOC112056506 gene encoding UDP-N-acetylglucosamine transferase subunit ALG14 homolog, translating to MYIMELALMLSAFFILTITARVMYLLYNIFRGICNLNSENNSLKTVYCIGSGGHTTELLRIVSHLDAEKYAPRLYIMAMNDVSSEVKIREQERDSTEYQIYRIPRSRNVKQSYVSSVFTTLYATIYTIPIICKFKPDIIFCNGPGTCVPICLVAFLLRCIFVLDCRIVFIESFCRVRTLSLSGKILQWFADIFIVQWPQLTNVCFRGKYFGRLT from the coding sequence ATGTACATTATGGAATTAGCATTAATGCTTAGTGCCTTCTTTATTTTAACGATAACCGCTCGAGTGATGTACCTCCTTTACAATATATTTAGAGGAATATGCAATTTAAATAGCGAAAATAACAGTTTGAAAACTGTTTACTGCATCGGATCGGGTGGTCACACCACAGAATTATTAAGGATTGTGTCACATTTAGATGCGGAAAAGTATGCACCACGATTATACATCATGGCAATGAATGATGTCAGTAGTGAAGTAAAAATACGTGAACAAGAAAGAGATTCAACTGAGTACCAGATTTACAGAATTCCAAGGAGTCGGAATGTCAAGCAATCATATGTCTCATCAGTGTTTACAACATTATATGCAACCATCTATACTATACCAATTATCTGTAAATTCAAAccagatattatattttgtaatggcCCTGGCACATGTGTACCTATTTGCTTGGTTGCATTCCTGCTTAGATGCATTTTTGTACTGGATTGCAGAATAGTTTTCATAGAAAGCTTTTGCAGGGTTCGAACACTATCATTATCTGGAAAGATATTACAATGGTTTGCAGATATATTTATTGTTCAATGGCCTCAGTTGACTAATGTATGTTTTCGAGGAAAATACTTTGGCAGACTGACCTGA
- the LOC112056507 gene encoding uncharacterized protein LOC112056507: MATVFDSPFIRQRLHRLRHRDFDLDEDQRFGRCDCTSYSYFVLSMVLFSVGTVITVLALGDADGYILSNLGHMWLVGPIFICSGMMVAVKSMLYLRRKSVIQMLLHQRAIIRDMASVQAEQSYSGQVPRTASSATLPPSYDALISSTSAKPQPSSSEPPPPTYDEAMYLIDDGKYNLENKGTNSAKEETSEQTNSNNDVSKP; this comes from the exons ATGGCTACCGTTTTCGATAGTCCTTTCATTCGACAACGTTTGCATCGTCTGCGGCATCGTGATTTTGACTTGGATGAAGATCAAAGATTTGGCCGATGCGATTGTACGAGCTATTCATATTTTGTACTTTCCATGGTCTTATTTTCTGTCGGGACAGTTATAACAGTTTTGGCACTGGGCGACGCTGATGGATACATTTTGAGTAATTTAGGGCACATGTGGCTAGTGGGCCCTATATTTATATGTTCTGGAATGATGGTGGCCGTGAAAAGTATGTTATATTTACGAAGGAAAAGTGTTATACAGATGCTTCTTCATCAGCGAGCAATAATAAGG GACATGGCTAGCGTTCAAGCTGAACAATCATACAGTGGCCAAGTGCCTCGGACAGCATCCAGCGCTACATTACCTCCTTCATATGATGCACTTATATCAAGTACTTCAGCAAAACCTCAACCGTCCAGTTCAGAACCTCCGCCCCCAACATACGATGAAGCTATGTACCTCATTGATGACGGcaaatataatttagaaaataaaggtACCAACAGCGCCAAGGAGGAAACTAGTGAGCAGACAAATTCTAACAATGATGTTAGTAAACCATGA